The proteins below come from a single Oryzomicrobium terrae genomic window:
- a CDS encoding carboxymuconolactone decarboxylase family protein: MSIQSYKSLTQDVSAQLAKLRQSQSEVMAGFSQLAQAAIKDGALEKKTKEFVALGIAVASRCDDCIGFHVQTLVKLGATRAELEEVLGTAVYMGGGPSLMYAAHALKAYEEFAV, translated from the coding sequence ATGTCGATCCAGTCCTACAAATCCCTCACCCAGGACGTGTCCGCCCAACTCGCCAAGCTGCGCCAGAGCCAGTCCGAGGTGATGGCCGGTTTCTCCCAGCTGGCCCAAGCCGCCATCAAGGACGGCGCCCTGGAGAAGAAGACCAAGGAATTCGTCGCCCTGGGCATCGCCGTGGCCAGCCGCTGCGACGACTGCATCGGCTTCCACGTCCAGACCCTGGTCAAGCTCGGCGCCACCCGGGCCGAGCTGGAAGAAGTACTGGGCACCGCGGTGTACATGGGCGGCGGCCCGTCCCTGATGTACGCCGCCCACGCCCTCAAGGCCTACGAAGAGTTCGCCGTCTGA
- a CDS encoding efflux RND transporter periplasmic adaptor subunit has product MPIQPSRRPAAFRLALLAALLTTPLAVPAQAAEATPPALAAITVGSRLEAAAYQAEGRVEAVRQAALAVPVAGAVTELKVLAGDRVAAGQMLLQVEGKAAADQAAAAHAQIAAAEAQRVQARQEYARAQALAAQKFLSTAALDQAEAKFRSAEAQARAQIASASAAAAQAGLYRLTAPFAGWVSQVDTERGDVAVPGKPLLTVYDPSALRVTATVPATVAERVRRDALPEITIAPDGAAPLRLTPSKITWLPSTDPLAQTRTVRLDLPASTEVQRLPPGTFARVAFPLAAGKAEAAPLTVPGKALVRRGELTAVYVLDATQRPRLRYVRPGVALADGSVPILAGLKAGERVALDPEAATRQAPMGASR; this is encoded by the coding sequence ATGCCCATCCAGCCCTCCCGCCGCCCCGCCGCCTTTCGCCTTGCCCTGCTGGCGGCGCTCCTGACCACGCCTCTGGCCGTGCCGGCCCAGGCCGCCGAGGCCACGCCCCCGGCCCTGGCCGCCATCACCGTGGGCAGCCGGCTGGAGGCCGCCGCCTATCAGGCCGAAGGCCGGGTCGAGGCGGTGCGCCAGGCGGCCCTGGCGGTGCCGGTAGCCGGCGCCGTGACTGAACTCAAGGTGTTGGCCGGCGACCGGGTGGCAGCCGGGCAGATGCTGCTGCAGGTCGAGGGCAAGGCCGCCGCCGACCAGGCCGCCGCCGCCCACGCCCAGATCGCCGCCGCCGAGGCCCAGCGGGTCCAGGCCCGTCAGGAGTACGCCCGGGCCCAGGCCCTGGCGGCCCAGAAGTTCCTCTCCACCGCCGCCCTGGATCAGGCCGAAGCCAAGTTCCGCAGCGCCGAGGCCCAGGCCCGCGCCCAGATCGCCTCGGCCAGCGCCGCCGCCGCCCAGGCCGGGCTGTACCGCCTCACCGCCCCGTTTGCCGGCTGGGTGTCGCAGGTGGATACGGAGCGGGGCGACGTAGCGGTGCCCGGCAAGCCCCTGCTCACGGTCTACGACCCCTCTGCCCTGCGCGTCACCGCCACGGTGCCGGCCACGGTGGCCGAGCGGGTACGGCGCGACGCCCTGCCCGAGATCACCATCGCCCCGGACGGCGCCGCCCCGCTACGCCTGACCCCGAGCAAGATCACCTGGCTGCCCAGCACCGATCCCCTGGCCCAGACCCGCACCGTGCGCCTCGATCTGCCCGCCAGCACCGAGGTGCAGCGGCTGCCCCCCGGCACCTTCGCCCGGGTCGCCTTTCCCCTGGCCGCCGGCAAGGCCGAGGCCGCCCCCCTCACAGTGCCGGGCAAGGCCCTGGTGCGGCGTGGCGAACTGACCGCCGTGTATGTGCTCGACGCCACCCAGCGCCCCCGGCTGCGCTATGTCCGCCCCGGCGTCGCCCTGGCCGATGGCAGCGTGCCGATCCTGGCCGGCCTGAAGGCCGGCGAGCGGGTCGCCCTCGATCCCGAAGCCGCCACCCGCCAGGCCCCGATGGGGGCATCGCGATGA
- a CDS encoding efflux RND transporter permease subunit — protein sequence MSTPRATGPHEHLGLAGRLAAYFQDARITPLIALTALLLGLFAVLVTPREEEPQINVTMANVLVPFPGASAADVEAQVAQPAEQVLGQMAGIDHLYAVSRPGLAVLTVQFQVGVPRTEALVRLYDTIHSHGDWLPANLGTLPPLIKPKGIDDVPIVTLTLFAKDAQGGQSATASPLVLEQVAHSLEAELKRVPGTREVTTYGGPRRTIGIALDPQRLAAQGLTVADLRQAMAGANANLPAGDLLVPTEKGAQRLAVEVGPFLDSAAAVGEVVVGVHGGKPVFLRDVATLSDGPAPATRYVWHGTGPAAAQARNEAGTEAAASNTTIAPGADHPAVTLAITKKPGENAVEVADALLRRVDALHNTLLPEGVEVAVTRNYGETANDKAQKLIHKLLFATASVVALVALALGRREAGIVGLAVILTLMATLFASWAWGFTLNRVSLFALIFSIGILVDDAIVVVENIHRHRLLDPGAPLLALIPRAVDEVGGPTILATLTVIAALLPMAFVSGLMGPYMSPIPINASMGMVISLAVAFVVTPWLAARWLPKQAAHHDGLAARLQPLAARVFAPFLDDARGPRQRRRLGLAVAGLIALSLALPVLQWVVLKMLPFDNKSEFQVVVDMPNGTPLETTAAALSEMTAYLATVPEVADYQAYAGTGAPINFNGLVRQYYLRDGGEVGDIQVNLADKHHRSAQSHAIAQRVRPALAAIGASYGARVKVVEVPPGPPVLSPIVAEITGPSEAGRNQLAEAVRRVFQQTSGVVDVDGTHNAPAPKTLLVVDKDKATRAGVSQQAIVATLAAGLAGEDVTYLRDGAKYPVPLQLRLPDSSRGNDQALLALTVRGAGGALVPIRELVSARPATVDEARYRKDGLPVTYVMGDVSDYGDGHTRAGLPDSPLYGMFALRSGIGKIVAPDGGPVTETFIRQADDAYRGYGLKWDGEWQITYETFRDMGAAYAVGLILIYLLVVAHFGSYLAPLVIMAPIPLTLIGVMPGHALLGAPFTATSMIGMIALAGIIVRNSILLVDFIRLEVEAGVPFKDAIVRSAATRAQPIALTALAAMTGAFFILDDPIFNGLAISLIFGILVSTLLTLVVIPLLYFVAYRQRGGRL from the coding sequence ATGAGCACTCCCCGCGCTACCGGGCCTCACGAACATCTGGGCCTGGCCGGGCGGCTGGCCGCCTACTTCCAGGACGCCCGCATCACCCCGCTGATCGCCCTCACCGCGCTGCTGCTCGGCCTGTTCGCCGTGCTGGTGACGCCCCGGGAGGAAGAGCCCCAGATCAACGTCACCATGGCCAACGTGCTGGTGCCCTTCCCCGGCGCCAGCGCCGCCGACGTGGAGGCCCAGGTGGCCCAGCCGGCGGAGCAGGTGCTCGGCCAGATGGCCGGCATCGACCACCTCTACGCCGTCTCCCGCCCCGGGTTGGCGGTGCTTACCGTGCAGTTCCAGGTGGGGGTGCCGCGCACCGAGGCCCTGGTGCGCCTCTACGACACCATCCACTCCCACGGCGACTGGCTGCCCGCCAACCTGGGCACCCTGCCGCCCCTGATCAAACCCAAAGGCATCGACGACGTGCCCATCGTCACCCTCACCCTGTTCGCCAAGGATGCCCAAGGCGGACAGAGCGCCACGGCCTCGCCCCTGGTGCTGGAGCAGGTGGCCCACAGCCTGGAAGCGGAACTGAAGCGGGTGCCCGGCACCCGGGAAGTGACCACCTACGGCGGCCCGCGCCGCACCATCGGCATCGCGCTCGACCCCCAGCGCCTGGCCGCCCAGGGGCTCACCGTGGCCGACCTGCGCCAGGCCATGGCCGGGGCCAACGCCAACCTGCCCGCCGGCGACCTGCTGGTGCCCACCGAGAAAGGCGCCCAGCGTCTGGCCGTCGAGGTGGGTCCCTTCCTCGACAGTGCCGCCGCCGTGGGCGAGGTGGTGGTGGGCGTCCATGGCGGCAAGCCGGTGTTCCTGCGCGACGTGGCCACCCTCAGCGACGGCCCGGCCCCGGCGACCCGCTACGTCTGGCACGGCACCGGGCCGGCGGCGGCCCAGGCCCGGAACGAGGCCGGTACTGAAGCCGCCGCCAGCAATACGACCATCGCGCCGGGCGCCGACCATCCCGCCGTCACCCTGGCCATCACCAAGAAGCCCGGCGAGAACGCGGTGGAGGTGGCCGATGCCCTGCTCCGCCGCGTCGACGCCCTGCACAACACCCTGCTGCCCGAGGGCGTGGAAGTGGCGGTCACGCGCAACTACGGCGAGACGGCCAACGACAAGGCCCAGAAGCTGATCCACAAGCTGCTCTTCGCCACCGCCTCGGTGGTGGCCCTGGTGGCCCTGGCCCTGGGCCGGCGCGAGGCGGGCATCGTTGGCCTGGCGGTGATCCTCACCCTGATGGCCACCCTGTTCGCCTCCTGGGCCTGGGGCTTCACCCTCAACCGGGTGTCCCTGTTCGCCCTGATCTTTTCCATCGGCATCCTGGTGGACGACGCCATCGTGGTGGTGGAGAACATCCACCGCCACCGCCTGCTCGACCCGGGCGCGCCGCTCCTGGCCCTCATCCCCCGGGCGGTGGACGAGGTGGGCGGCCCCACCATCCTGGCCACCCTGACGGTGATCGCCGCGCTCTTGCCGATGGCCTTCGTCAGCGGCCTGATGGGCCCCTACATGAGCCCGATCCCGATCAATGCCTCCATGGGCATGGTGATCTCCCTGGCCGTGGCCTTCGTCGTCACCCCCTGGCTGGCGGCGCGCTGGCTGCCCAAGCAGGCGGCCCACCACGACGGTCTGGCGGCCAGGTTGCAGCCGCTCGCCGCCCGCGTCTTCGCCCCCTTCCTCGACGACGCCCGGGGGCCGCGCCAGCGCCGCCGCCTGGGGCTGGCCGTGGCCGGGCTGATCGCCCTCTCCCTGGCCCTGCCGGTGCTGCAGTGGGTGGTGCTGAAGATGCTGCCCTTCGACAACAAGTCCGAGTTCCAAGTGGTGGTGGATATGCCCAACGGCACGCCCCTGGAAACCACCGCCGCGGCCCTTAGCGAGATGACCGCCTACCTGGCCACGGTGCCCGAGGTGGCCGACTACCAGGCCTACGCCGGCACCGGCGCGCCGATCAACTTCAACGGCCTGGTGCGCCAGTACTACCTGCGCGACGGCGGCGAGGTGGGCGACATCCAGGTCAACCTGGCCGACAAGCACCACCGCAGCGCCCAGAGCCATGCCATCGCCCAGCGGGTACGCCCGGCGTTGGCTGCCATCGGCGCCAGCTACGGCGCCCGGGTCAAGGTGGTGGAAGTGCCGCCGGGCCCGCCGGTGCTCTCGCCCATCGTCGCCGAGATCACCGGGCCGAGCGAGGCCGGACGTAACCAATTAGCCGAAGCGGTGCGCCGGGTGTTCCAGCAGACGAGCGGGGTAGTGGACGTGGACGGCACCCACAACGCCCCGGCGCCCAAGACCCTGCTGGTGGTGGACAAGGACAAGGCGACCCGGGCTGGAGTCAGCCAGCAGGCCATCGTCGCCACCCTGGCGGCGGGCCTGGCCGGCGAGGACGTGACCTACCTGCGCGACGGCGCCAAGTACCCGGTGCCCCTGCAACTGCGCCTGCCCGATTCATCCCGGGGCAACGACCAGGCCCTGCTCGCCCTCACCGTGCGCGGCGCCGGCGGCGCCCTGGTGCCGATCCGCGAGCTGGTCAGCGCCCGCCCCGCCACGGTGGACGAGGCCCGCTACCGCAAGGACGGCCTGCCGGTGACCTACGTGATGGGCGACGTCTCCGACTATGGTGATGGCCACACCCGCGCCGGCCTGCCGGACAGCCCCCTCTACGGCATGTTCGCCCTGCGTTCGGGCATTGGAAAAATCGTCGCCCCGGACGGCGGCCCGGTCACCGAGACCTTCATCCGCCAGGCCGACGACGCCTACCGGGGCTACGGCCTGAAGTGGGACGGGGAATGGCAGATCACCTACGAGACCTTCCGCGACATGGGCGCCGCCTACGCCGTCGGGCTGATCCTCATCTACCTGCTGGTGGTGGCCCACTTCGGCTCCTACCTGGCGCCCCTGGTGATCATGGCGCCGATCCCCCTCACCTTGATCGGCGTGATGCCCGGCCATGCCCTGCTCGGCGCGCCGTTCACCGCCACCTCCATGATCGGCATGATCGCCCTGGCCGGCATCATCGTGCGCAACTCGATCCTGCTGGTGGATTTCATCCGGCTCGAAGTGGAGGCCGGGGTGCCCTTCAAGGACGCCATCGTGCGCTCCGCCGCCACCCGGGCCCAGCCCATTGCCCTGACCGCCCTGGCGGCCATGACCGGCGCCTTCTTCATCCTCGACGACCCGATCTTCAACGGGCTCGCCATTTCGCTGATCTTCGGGATTCTCGTCTCCACCCTGCTCACCCTGGTGGTGATCCCGCTGCTCTATTTCGTCGCCTACCGCCAGCGCGGCGGGCGGCTGTAA
- a CDS encoding methyl-accepting chemotaxis protein produces MKINLPITTNEVPFPANSYLVSTTDLKGVITDANEAFIAISGFSRDELIGASHNIVRHPDMPPEAFADMWRHLKAGLPWRAVVKNRCKNGDFYWVDAFAMPVKKNGQTVGYTSVRTQPSRAQVSEASALYASLKAKPRPFTIARTGLAGRLAALSLQVRLGLMFAFMSALLVVGAALGLFGIQRTHADLTHQVAHIQAPAAKAQRLVFLLAENRSQALLGLQHDPASAFARLHDHPLATHLDRIQANRAEIDALLDELQKADVAPATRDAIAKLAAMRVRYAKEGLRPVIDALAAGQFMAANEHLLKQLNPIYAELNATGNQVLERLHLDAQEALANSDQRAALIQKLAIAGIVGAILAALAGWWLLSRAIVRPMAKAVQHFEKIAEGDLTDTIAIDGRDEAGRLLSNLATMQAHLKAMLDKIASAAAGIDARSTDLQQRMVAVQQQSARQADQVASAAAGTEQFSHSVQEVAGSAAEMADAAGNARQLVETSQQQIDASMVATQKVVDTVTASSATIDALGSSIDKIGQITQVIQEIATQTNLLALNAAIEAARAGEAGRGFAVVADEVRKLAERTTHSTADIAATIGEIQAAASEAVRTMDQAQEEVASGIGMLSESVAGLAGITSASQQVAAMASHISDASRQQGSASEEVAGNMEHIADLIAQNTSSAQEARDATEELRATAERLKAMLQGFTLHRRT; encoded by the coding sequence ATGAAGATCAACCTGCCTATCACGACCAACGAAGTCCCCTTCCCCGCCAACAGCTACCTCGTCTCCACCACCGACCTCAAGGGCGTCATCACCGACGCCAACGAGGCCTTCATCGCCATCAGTGGTTTCTCCCGGGACGAGTTGATCGGTGCGAGCCACAACATCGTGCGCCACCCGGACATGCCGCCGGAGGCCTTTGCCGACATGTGGCGCCACCTCAAGGCGGGCCTGCCCTGGCGTGCCGTGGTCAAGAACCGCTGCAAGAACGGCGACTTCTACTGGGTGGACGCCTTCGCCATGCCGGTCAAGAAGAACGGCCAAACCGTCGGCTACACCTCGGTGCGCACCCAACCGAGCCGTGCCCAGGTGAGCGAGGCCAGCGCCCTCTACGCCTCCCTCAAGGCCAAGCCCCGCCCCTTCACCATCGCCCGCACCGGCCTGGCCGGACGGCTGGCCGCCCTGTCGCTGCAAGTGCGCCTCGGCCTGATGTTCGCCTTCATGAGCGCCCTGCTGGTGGTCGGCGCCGCCCTGGGGCTGTTCGGCATCCAGCGCACCCATGCCGACCTCACCCACCAGGTCGCCCACATCCAGGCCCCGGCGGCCAAGGCCCAGCGCCTCGTCTTCCTGCTCGCGGAAAACCGCTCCCAGGCCCTGCTCGGCCTGCAGCACGACCCGGCCAGCGCCTTCGCCCGTCTCCACGACCACCCCCTGGCCACCCACCTGGACCGCATCCAGGCCAACCGGGCCGAGATCGACGCCCTGCTCGACGAGTTGCAGAAGGCCGACGTCGCCCCGGCCACCCGGGACGCCATCGCCAAGCTGGCGGCCATGCGTGTGCGCTACGCCAAGGAAGGGCTGCGCCCGGTGATCGACGCCCTGGCCGCCGGCCAGTTCATGGCCGCCAACGAGCATCTGCTCAAGCAGCTCAACCCGATCTACGCCGAGCTCAACGCCACCGGCAACCAGGTGCTGGAGCGGCTGCACCTCGACGCCCAGGAGGCCCTGGCCAATTCGGACCAACGCGCCGCCCTGATCCAGAAGCTGGCCATCGCCGGCATCGTCGGTGCCATCCTGGCGGCCCTGGCCGGCTGGTGGCTGCTCTCCCGGGCCATCGTCCGCCCCATGGCCAAGGCGGTGCAGCACTTCGAAAAGATTGCCGAAGGCGACCTAACCGATACCATCGCCATCGACGGCCGCGACGAGGCCGGCCGTCTGCTCAGCAATCTGGCCACCATGCAGGCCCACCTCAAGGCCATGCTCGACAAGATCGCCAGCGCCGCCGCCGGCATCGACGCGCGCAGCACCGACCTGCAACAGCGCATGGTCGCCGTGCAACAACAATCGGCCCGCCAGGCCGACCAGGTGGCCAGCGCCGCCGCCGGCACCGAACAATTCAGCCACTCGGTCCAGGAAGTGGCCGGCAGTGCTGCCGAAATGGCCGACGCCGCCGGCAACGCGCGCCAACTGGTGGAAACCAGCCAGCAGCAGATCGACGCCAGCATGGTGGCAACGCAAAAGGTGGTGGACACGGTCACCGCCTCCAGCGCCACCATCGACGCCCTGGGCAGCTCCATCGACAAGATCGGCCAGATCACCCAGGTGATCCAGGAGATCGCCACCCAGACCAACCTGCTCGCCCTCAACGCCGCCATCGAGGCGGCCCGGGCCGGCGAAGCGGGGCGCGGCTTCGCCGTGGTGGCGGACGAGGTGCGCAAGCTGGCCGAGCGCACCACCCACTCCACCGCCGACATCGCCGCCACCATCGGCGAGATCCAGGCCGCCGCCAGCGAAGCGGTGCGCACCATGGACCAGGCCCAGGAGGAAGTGGCCAGCGGCATCGGCATGCTGAGCGAGAGCGTCGCCGGTCTGGCCGGCATCACCAGCGCCTCCCAGCAGGTGGCGGCCATGGCCAGCCACATCTCCGATGCCTCGCGCCAGCAGGGTAGCGCCAGCGAGGAAGTGGCCGGCAACATGGAGCACATCGCCGATCTGATCGCGCAGAACACCAGCAGCGCCCAGGAGGCTCGCGATGCCACCGAGGAACTGCGCGCCACAGCGGAGCGCTTGAAGGCTATGCTTCAGGGCTTCACCCTGCACCGACGCACCTGA
- a CDS encoding SDR family oxidoreductase: protein MTYSPRLLITGGTGFIGAALASRLIQTDRWDDCLFLVRADHREDGLARIAHVLRDHGTPEHLLDRLHLDQILCGGLNNVAEWQDDPRLPSIVDVVSSAAVASFGNHPSIWPTNVDGVLAMAHALSKRCTLRRFLQIGTAMACGRQAPVPVPEGYDAGEETEHFLEYTASKYEAEHRMREELPDLPLIVARPSIVVGHSRLGCAPSGSIFWVFRIARALQCFPCGLDQKIDVIPVDYCAEALQLLLEKPTLQHTAYHITAGEKRSCSFGEIDIAIANATGQTPMTKTYKALPFEEIAKMQGQFKELLGPCNRRIVLRAIRAYGDFAAMEMLFDNQRLLAEGMALPPPLTSYAGLCEQTSRDHLISEQMKFDYK from the coding sequence TTGACCTACTCACCTCGTTTACTGATTACCGGTGGCACCGGCTTCATTGGCGCCGCCCTGGCCTCCCGACTGATCCAAACCGACCGCTGGGATGACTGCCTGTTTCTCGTCCGCGCCGACCACCGCGAAGATGGCCTGGCCCGGATCGCCCACGTCCTGCGCGACCACGGCACCCCCGAACACCTGCTCGATCGCCTGCACCTCGACCAAATCCTGTGCGGCGGGCTCAACAACGTCGCCGAATGGCAGGACGACCCGCGCCTGCCGTCCATCGTGGACGTGGTCAGCTCGGCGGCCGTCGCCTCCTTCGGCAACCACCCCTCGATCTGGCCCACCAACGTCGATGGCGTGCTGGCCATGGCCCATGCCCTCAGCAAGCGCTGCACCCTGCGCCGTTTCCTGCAGATCGGCACGGCCATGGCCTGCGGCCGGCAAGCCCCCGTCCCGGTGCCCGAGGGCTACGACGCGGGGGAGGAAACCGAGCACTTCCTGGAATACACGGCCAGCAAGTACGAAGCCGAGCACCGCATGCGCGAGGAGTTGCCGGACCTGCCCCTGATCGTGGCCCGCCCATCGATCGTGGTGGGTCACAGCCGCCTGGGCTGCGCCCCGTCCGGCAGCATTTTCTGGGTGTTCCGCATCGCCCGGGCCCTGCAATGCTTCCCCTGCGGCCTCGACCAGAAAATCGACGTGATTCCCGTCGACTACTGCGCCGAAGCCCTGCAGCTGTTGCTGGAAAAGCCCACGCTGCAGCACACGGCCTACCACATCACGGCGGGTGAAAAGCGCTCCTGCAGCTTCGGCGAGATCGACATCGCCATTGCCAACGCCACCGGGCAAACGCCCATGACGAAGACCTACAAGGCCCTGCCCTTCGAGGAAATCGCCAAGATGCAGGGGCAATTCAAGGAACTGCTGGGGCCGTGCAACCGCCGCATCGTCCTGCGCGCCATCCGCGCCTACGGCGACTTCGCCGCCATGGAAATGCTGTTCGACAACCAACGCCTGCTCGCCGAAGGCATGGCGCTGCCGCCGCCGCTGACCTCTTATGCAGGGCTGTGCGAACAGACCAGCCGGGATCATCTGATTTCCGAACAGATGAAGTTCGACTACAAGTAA
- a CDS encoding YgaP family membrane protein, which translates to MTVERAIRFFAGLMILISLALGAPASPLYVSSYFLWLTAFVGANLFQFSLSNFCPLALVLRKCGVPDGPACGASAQTPRQS; encoded by the coding sequence ATGACCGTTGAACGTGCCATCCGCTTCTTTGCCGGCCTGATGATCCTGATCAGTCTGGCCCTGGGCGCCCCGGCCAGCCCGCTGTACGTGTCGTCCTACTTTCTTTGGCTGACCGCCTTCGTTGGCGCCAACCTGTTCCAGTTCAGCCTGAGCAACTTCTGCCCCCTGGCCCTGGTGCTGCGCAAGTGCGGCGTGCCGGACGGCCCGGCTTGCGGGGCATCGGCCCAAACCCCGCGCCAGTCCTAG
- a CDS encoding ArsR/SmtB family transcription factor yields MRSSNETSRDQPEEAAAPSDLLHDLRPHAALAVRLLKAMAHEERLLILCRLLAGECSAGELARDSALSQSAFSQHLTVLRGEGLVTSRKEAQTVFYSLARPDVADILYVLKRSCGA; encoded by the coding sequence ATGCGATCTTCCAATGAAACTTCCCGCGACCAGCCCGAGGAGGCGGCCGCCCCCAGCGACCTGCTGCACGACCTGCGCCCCCATGCGGCGTTGGCGGTGCGGCTGCTCAAGGCCATGGCCCATGAGGAGCGGCTGCTGATCCTGTGCCGCCTGCTCGCCGGGGAGTGCTCGGCGGGCGAGCTGGCGCGGGATTCCGCCCTCAGCCAGTCGGCCTTTTCCCAGCACCTGACGGTGCTGCGCGGCGAGGGGCTGGTGACCAGCCGCAAGGAAGCCCAGACCGTCTTCTATTCCCTGGCCCGCCCCGACGTGGCCGACATCCTCTACGTGCTCAAGCGCTCCTGCGGCGCCTAA
- a CDS encoding MetQ/NlpA family ABC transporter substrate-binding protein encodes MSSSLFSRRRSLLSLALVSALGAALPLSSTLAYAGDGSDAKPFKVGVTAGPHAQILEAVKKHAEKEGFKIQIVEFTDYVQPNAALASGDLDANVFQHKPFLDASIRDRGYKLAVAGDAVLMQFGAYSKKVKHLKDLPNGAKVGIPNDPSNGARGLLLLQDQGLIKLKADKGSAVSVLDIVDNPKKLKIVELEAAQLPRSLDDLDAATVNSNYALPAGLVPSRDAIALENPSTPFARIVIAAREQDKNAPAVQKFVKLYRSEPVKQFINATFKGAYTASW; translated from the coding sequence ATGAGCTCTTCCCTGTTCTCCCGCCGCCGTTCCCTGCTTTCCCTGGCCCTGGTGTCGGCCCTCGGCGCCGCCCTGCCGCTGAGCAGCACCCTGGCTTACGCCGGCGACGGCAGCGATGCCAAACCGTTCAAGGTCGGCGTCACCGCCGGTCCCCACGCCCAGATCCTGGAGGCGGTTAAGAAGCATGCCGAGAAGGAAGGCTTCAAGATCCAGATCGTCGAATTCACCGACTACGTGCAGCCTAACGCCGCCCTGGCGTCCGGCGACCTGGACGCCAACGTGTTCCAGCACAAGCCCTTTCTCGACGCCTCGATCCGCGACCGGGGCTACAAGCTGGCCGTGGCCGGCGACGCGGTGCTGATGCAGTTCGGCGCCTACTCGAAGAAGGTCAAGCACCTGAAGGACCTGCCCAACGGCGCCAAGGTAGGCATCCCCAACGACCCGTCCAACGGCGCCCGGGGCCTGCTGCTGCTGCAAGACCAGGGGCTGATCAAGCTCAAGGCCGACAAGGGCTCCGCCGTGAGCGTGCTGGACATCGTCGACAACCCCAAGAAGCTCAAGATCGTCGAACTGGAAGCGGCCCAACTGCCCCGCTCCCTGGACGACCTGGACGCGGCCACGGTCAATTCCAACTACGCCCTGCCCGCCGGCCTGGTGCCCAGCCGCGACGCCATCGCCCTGGAAAACCCCAGCACCCCCTTCGCCCGCATCGTCATCGCCGCCCGGGAGCAGGACAAGAACGCGCCGGCGGTGCAGAAGTTCGTCAAGCTGTACCGCTCCGAACCGGTCAAGCAGTTCATCAACGCCACCTTCAAGGGCGCCTACACGGCGTCCTGGTAA
- a CDS encoding cupin domain-containing protein, translated as MARLIHPDGTVVAAPAAVARAVAALGAHLDWRPPPSRILDLLVKPVLAEAEKATVLAAVDVHVAPWVERLVRRGRERGGRAPETDVQSKSQSQSPARDLVVLHDGIANLAALREQFAAPHRHDDDEVRYVVDGVGYFGFVAADGSQVLLEVAAGDYLEVPAGAEHWFALGADPRLKAVRYFLGAPAWEARYTGTSVMPVLKAAPLADLQRA; from the coding sequence ATGGCCCGCCTGATCCATCCCGACGGCACCGTGGTCGCCGCCCCGGCGGCGGTGGCTCGGGCCGTGGCGGCCCTGGGCGCCCACCTGGACTGGCGCCCGCCGCCTTCGCGCATCCTCGACCTGCTGGTGAAACCGGTGCTGGCCGAGGCGGAGAAGGCGACGGTGCTGGCGGCGGTGGATGTCCACGTCGCCCCCTGGGTCGAGCGTCTGGTGCGACGCGGGCGGGAGCGGGGCGGACGAGCGCCTGAAACCGACGTCCAGTCCAAATCACAGTCCCAATCTCCGGCCCGGGACCTGGTGGTGCTGCACGACGGCATCGCCAACCTGGCGGCCCTGCGCGAGCAGTTCGCCGCGCCCCATCGCCATGACGACGACGAGGTGCGTTACGTGGTGGACGGGGTCGGCTACTTCGGCTTCGTCGCCGCCGACGGCAGCCAGGTGCTGCTCGAAGTGGCGGCCGGGGATTACCTGGAAGTGCCGGCCGGTGCCGAGCACTGGTTCGCCCTGGGGGCCGACCCGCGCCTCAAGGCGGTGCGCTACTTTCTCGGGGCACCGGCCTGGGAGGCACGCTACACGGGCACTTCCGTGATGCCTGTCCTGAAAGCCGCGCCCCTGGCCGATCTCCAGAGGGCCTAG